The Seriola aureovittata isolate HTS-2021-v1 ecotype China chromosome 12, ASM2101889v1, whole genome shotgun sequence genome window below encodes:
- the LOC130178529 gene encoding solute carrier family 22 member 13-like, whose product MADFGEILRNIGDFGLFQKITLFALCFPNVILPFHFASLFFIQSDPERHCNTDWILRADPNLTTVEQLNLTLPWEEDGTFSRCRMFVPVDRDIGSIREYGLNETSGCQSGWLYYNTLYEATIVTDFDLVCDQANLLEVAQAVLMAGILVGCLLFGPFAESFGRKRAAQIPVVVMLIFTITTGLCPNFYLYLASQFMVGIGYGGYRLNGVILATEWIGVARRSWGACVTQLFGAVGQCLLAAMIYFIRDWRQAQLITAAPLAVIAIYIWFIPESARWLLDRGRIEEAKQLITKVAAINKRAVPDSLLEKIVVRENEKKGGIIILIQSPVLRKYFFTLILGWFSLNVTYYCLSFNVGNFGLDIFLTQAMFGLTELPAHILCIWLLEALGRKVSLMSTLLIGGFLCILILAVPQSNAVAVTTLATAGRFFTNWAGSICNVYVQELFPTSFRQTASGLGSIASRAGGLLSPLLNMLAVYHWSIPTIVFSSLTLVSGALGFLLPETRRKELPDSTDEAEGNRNKAAMKTSASSIPAQNKSTKL is encoded by the exons ATGGCTGATTTTGGGGAGATCCTCCGGAACATCGGAGACTTTGGATTATTTCAGAAGATCACCCTTTTCGCTCTTTGCTTCCCAAATGTTATTCTTCCTTTTCACTTTGCCAGCCTATTTTTTATCCAGTCAGATCCAGAGCGACACTGTAACACGGACTGGATCCTCAGAGCTGATCCTAACCTGACCACAGTCGAGCAGCTGAACCTGACTCTTCCCTGGGAGGAGGACGGGACCTTCAGCAGGTGTCGGATGTTTGTCCCTGTGGACCGGGACATCGGCTCCATCAGGGAGTACGGACTCAATGAGACCTCAGGGTGCCAGAGTGGGTGGCTGTACTACAACACACTGTATGAGGCCACCATAGTCACTGAT TTTGATCTAGTGTGTGACCAGGCTAATTTGTTGGAAGTGGCACAAGCAGTGTTGATGGCTGGCATTCTTGTTGGCTGTCTCTTATTTGGACCCTTTGCTGAATC GTTTGGTCGTAAACGAGCAGCTCAGATTCCAGTCGTTGTCATGCTCATATTTACCATAACAACTGGATTATGTCCCAACTTCTACTTATATTTGGCGTCTCAGTTCATGGTGGGAATCGGCTACGGAGGTTATCGACTTAACGGCGTTATATTGG cCACTGAGTGGATCGGGGTGGCCAGACGCTCATGGGGAGCATGTGTGACTCAGCTGTTCGGTGCAGTTGGACAGTGTCTCCTCGCTGCTATGATCTACTTCATCAGGGACTGGAGACAGGCTCAACTTATCACAGCAGCTCCCCTCGCCGTGATTGCTATTTACATATG GTTTATTCCAGAGTCAGCCAGGTGGTTGTTGGACAGAGGAAGGATAGAAGAGGCTAAACAGCTGATTACCAAAGTGGCGGCCATCAACAAACGCGCTGTCCCAGACTCTCTGCTGGAAAAG ATTgttgtgagagaaaatgagaaaaaaggaGGCATAATAATTCTTATCCAATCACCTGTGCTTAGGAAGTATTTCTTTACCTTAATATTGGGATG GTTCTCACTGAACGTTACCTACTACTGCCTTTCATTCAATGTGGGAAACTTTGGCTTGGACATCTTCCTGACACAGGCCATGTTCGGTCTGACTGAACTACCAGCTCATATACTTTGCATCTGGCTGCTGGAAGCACTGGGGAGAAAAGTGTCACTTATGTCAACACTTCTGATCGGAGGATTCTTGTGCATCTTAATCCTGGCTGTTCCTCAAA GTAATGCTGTTGCTGTTACTACGTTAGCAACTGCTGgacgttttttcacaaattGGGCAGGATCCATCTGCAACGTGTACGTTCAGGAGCTGTTTCCAACATCTTTCAG ACAAACAGCTTCTGGTTTGGGCTCCATTGCAAGCAGAGCTGGTGGCTTGTTGTCTCCGTTGCTCAACATGTTGGCCGTATACCACTGGTCCATACCCACCATAGTCTTCAGCAGTCTGACACTGGTCAGTGGAGCGCTCGGCTTCCTGCTTCCTGAGACCAGGAGAAAAGAGCTTCCTGATTCAACCGATGAGGCGGAGGGCAACAG AAATAAGGCGGCCATGAAGACAAGTGCATCAAGTATACctgcacaaaacaaatcaaccaAACTGTAG